One Candidatus Methylomirabilota bacterium genomic window, CGTTCTCCAAGGTTTCGAGCCTGGCCGGCCTCCGGGTCGGCTACGCCATCGCCGATCCCGACTGCATCGCGTTGCTCAATCGGGTCCGGCAACCCTTCAACGTGAACACCATCGCCCAGGTGGCGGCGCTGGCTGCGCTCGAGGACGAGGCGCATGCCCAGGCCACGGTCGCCATGGTCAAGGAAGGCATCAAGACCCTCTACCGGGCGTTCGACCAGCTGGGTATCAGGTACGTCCCGACCCGGGCCAACTTCATCCTGGTCGAGATCCCGGACGCCGGCCGGGTCTATCAGCAGCTCCTCCGCACCGGAGTCATCGTGCGGCCGACGGCGGCCTTCGGGCAGGAGCAGGGTCTTCGCATCACGGTGGGAACACCCGAGGAGAACGCGCGCCTCATCGAGGCCCTCCGCGTGAGCCTCGGCAAACGAAGGCCGGCGTGAGGAGTCCGCTCGTCGGACGGTTGACCGTCGTGGGGCTCGGCCTCCTGGGAGGCTCGGTCGCCCGAGGGGCGCGAGCGCGGCGCATCGCGGGAGAGATCGTGGGGGTCAGCCGCCGGGCGGCGACCCTGGCCCAGGCGCAGGCGGCCCGCGCGGTGGATCGAGCGACCCAGGACCTCGCCGAGGGCACGCAGGATGCCGATCTGGTCGTCCTGTGCGCGCCCGTCGGGGCGCTCCCGGAGCTCGTCCGCGGGGCATGGCCTCATCTCCGGTCCGGGGCCGTGCTCACCGACGTCGGCAGCGTCAAGGCGGGCGTCACGGCGGCGGCCGATGCCTGTGAGCCGCGGCCCGGTGTCGGGTTCGTCGGCGGTCACCCCATGGCGGGATCCGAGCAGTCGGGATTCGCGGCAGCCGATCCCGACCTCTTCGAGGGGCGGCTCGCCCTGCTCACGCCCACCGCGCGGTCGCCCGAGGCCGCGGTCGCGCGGGTCACCGAGTTCTGGGAATTGCTGGGAAGCCACGTGCGGCTGGTCACGGTGGATGCTCACGATCGCGGCGTCGCGGCCGTGAGCCACCTTCCGCATCTGGCGGCCTACGGGCTGGTCGCCGCCGCCGACGATGATGCGCTGGGGCTGGCGGGACCGGGCTTCGCCGACACGACCCGCGTCGCCGAGTCCGCCGAGGCGCTCTGGGCCGACATCTTCCGCGCGAACCGGGCGCCGCTCCTCGAGAGCCTCGCCCGTTACCGCCAGGTCCTCGACCACTGGGAGGCGCTCATCCGCGACGGGCAGTGGACGGCGCTGGAAGCGGCCCTCGGGCGGGCGCGCGAGATCCGGGAAAAGCTTCCGTGAACGCGCGCGTCCGACCCGTCGAGCGTTTTGGTGGCACGCTCACCGTGCCCGGCGACAAGTCCATCTCGCACCGCGCGGTGCTGCTGGGAGCCGTCGCCACCGGCGTGACCGAGGTGCACGGCCTCCTGGAGGGCGCAGACTGCCTCGGCACCCTCGCCGCGGTCGGCGCCCTCGGCGTAGAGGTCACGCGCAAGGCGCCCGGCCACTACCTGGTCCGCGGCGCGGGGCCGGAAGGGCTCACGGAGCCGGACGCCGTGATCGATTGCGGGAACTCCGGCACCACCGCGCGGCTGTTGCTCGGGGTCCTGGCCGGCCAGCCCTTCACCACCGTGCTGACCGGAGACGACTCGCTCCGGCGCCGCCCGATGGACCGCGTCGTGGAGCCGCTCGGCCGCATGGGCGCGCGGGTCCTCGGGAAGGGCGGCGGCCGCCGCCTCCCGCTGGCCATCGCCGGCAGCCGGCCGCTGGGCCCGATCCGGCACGTGTCGGCGATGGCGAGCGCCCAGGTAAAATCCGCGGTCCTTCTCGCAGGCCTCTCGGCCTCGGGGCCGGTGACCGTCGTCGAACCGGCAGCGAGTCGCGACCACACGGAACGGATGCTGGCGGCGTTCGGGGCGGACATCGCCGTCGGGGATCGGGCGGTCACCCTCACGCCGGGACCCACGCTCAGGGGGCGCCTCGTCCAGGTGCCGGGGGACATTTCATCGGCGGCCTTCTTTCTGGTGGCCGGGGCACTCGCCCGTGAGGGCAGCGTCACCGTCGAGGGCGTGGGGATCAACCCCACCCGGACCGGCGTGCTCGACGCCCTTCGCGACATGGGGACCCGGCTCGAGGTGGTTCCCGGAGCGGCCGAGGGCGAGCCCCTCGCCGACATCACCGTACTTCCCTCACGCCTCGGCGGCGCCGCCCTCGGGGGCACGCTGGTGCCGCGGGCGATCGACGAGCTCCCGGTCCTGGCCGTGGCGGCCGCGGTGGCCTCCGGCGTGACGGAGATCACCGACGCCGCCGAGCTCCGCGTGAAGGAGTCGGACCGCATCCATGCGCTGGCCGTGGAGCTCGGCAAGATGGGGGCCGACCTGGAGGAGCGACCGGACGGGCTCCGCATCCGCGGAAGCCGGGGGCGCGCGCTCCGGGGGGCGCGCGTGTCGAGCTGGGGCGATCACCGGCTCGCCATGGCGCTCGTCGTCGCCGGACTCTTCGCGGACGGCCCGACGCTGGTGGAGGGCATCGACTGCATCGCGACCTCGTACCCGGACTTCGTCTCGACCTGCCGGCGGGTGGGCGGCGAGACCTGTATCGAGGTGGTGGAGTGAGCGGGGGGGTGACCCGACATCCGGTCGTCACCATCGATGGGCCGGCCGGAGCGGGCAAGAGCACGGTGGCGCGAGGACTGGCCGAGCGGTTAGGATATCGATACCTCAACAGCGGCGCCATTTACCGGGCCGTGGCCTGGCGCGTGGCGGCCGGCGCTCCTCTCGAGGAGGTCCTGACGCAGACCCGGATCGAGTTCCGCGGAACCCCGACGACCCAGCGAATCCTGGTGAACGGCCAGGACGTGACCGAGGCCCTCGGGGCGGCCGCCATCAGTGTCCTGGCTTCGACCCTCTCGCAGCGGGGCGAGGTCCGAGCGTTCGCCGACGCCCTCCAGCGGCGCATCGCCGAGGCCGGCCCGCTGGTGGTCGAGGGCCGCGACGCGGGGACCGTCGTCTTTCCCCAGGCTGACTGCAAGTTCTATCTCGACGCCTCCCTGGAGGCCCGGGCCCGACGCCGACTCGCCGAGGCGCAGTCGGGGGGCGAGCCAGGGAATCTGGGGGCTGTCCGAGACGCTCTGGCGGTACGCGACCGGGCCGATCGGACGCGAGCGCTCGCTCCGCTCAGCCGGATGCCCGATGCGACCTACATCGAGTCGAGCGACCTGACCGTGGACGAGGTGATCGAGCTCATGGCCAAGGAGGTTGAGCGGGTGTGCTCTACGATGTCCTGAAGCCAGTGGCATTCGGTGTCCTTCGCCTGCTCTTCCGATTCCGGACGCTCGGCAGCGACAACGTGCCACGCGAGGGATCCGTGCTCCTGGCGGCAAACCACGTGAGCCTCCTCGATCCCCCGGCGGTCGGCGCCGGTGCGCCGCGCCAGCTCCACTTCCTGGCCAAGGCCGAGCTGTTCCGGATTCCGCTGCTCGGCGCGCTCATCCGGCGCCTCAACGCCCATCCGGTCGAGCGGGAGGGCGCGGACGCCGGGGCGCTCCGCCGGGCGCTCTTCCTCCTGCGGGAGGGGAAGGCCCTCCTCGTGTTTCCAGAAGGGACACGCGGAATCGAGGGGACGCTGGGGCCCGGCCGGGCGGGAGCCGGGATGCTCGCCGCCCTCTCGGAGGCGCCGGTCGTCCCGGTGTACATTCGGGGGACCGGGCACGTGCTGCCGCGCGGGGGCACGCGGCCGCGGCGGGTCCCGATCACGGTGGCCTATGGCCCGCCGCTCCGGTTCGCCCGCGGCCGGGGAAAGGACCGGTATCAGGACATCAGCAACGAGATCATGGCGGCCATCGGTCGCCTGAAGGCCGAGGTCGATGGAAGAGCCACGCCGCTCCCCGTCCACTCGGCCACCACCAACCACGCGGATCGGACGGCCCGCGGGCCGCGGCCCGCCGGGCAACTTCACTAAACGGGAGGAACGCAGGAATGGAACATGTCACGCCAGAACCCGAGCCCCTCGCGACGGCCCATCAGAGCGGGGGTGTCGGAACCGGAGCTTCCCTCAAGGAGGTGGGCAGGGGACGGAGCGCTCCGGATGAGGGCACGCGAGAGA contains:
- a CDS encoding prephenate dehydrogenase/arogenate dehydrogenase family protein, yielding MRSPLVGRLTVVGLGLLGGSVARGARARRIAGEIVGVSRRAATLAQAQAARAVDRATQDLAEGTQDADLVVLCAPVGALPELVRGAWPHLRSGAVLTDVGSVKAGVTAAADACEPRPGVGFVGGHPMAGSEQSGFAAADPDLFEGRLALLTPTARSPEAAVARVTEFWELLGSHVRLVTVDAHDRGVAAVSHLPHLAAYGLVAAADDDALGLAGPGFADTTRVAESAEALWADIFRANRAPLLESLARYRQVLDHWEALIRDGQWTALEAALGRAREIREKLP
- the aroA gene encoding 3-phosphoshikimate 1-carboxyvinyltransferase, coding for MNARVRPVERFGGTLTVPGDKSISHRAVLLGAVATGVTEVHGLLEGADCLGTLAAVGALGVEVTRKAPGHYLVRGAGPEGLTEPDAVIDCGNSGTTARLLLGVLAGQPFTTVLTGDDSLRRRPMDRVVEPLGRMGARVLGKGGGRRLPLAIAGSRPLGPIRHVSAMASAQVKSAVLLAGLSASGPVTVVEPAASRDHTERMLAAFGADIAVGDRAVTLTPGPTLRGRLVQVPGDISSAAFFLVAGALAREGSVTVEGVGINPTRTGVLDALRDMGTRLEVVPGAAEGEPLADITVLPSRLGGAALGGTLVPRAIDELPVLAVAAAVASGVTEITDAAELRVKESDRIHALAVELGKMGADLEERPDGLRIRGSRGRALRGARVSSWGDHRLAMALVVAGLFADGPTLVEGIDCIATSYPDFVSTCRRVGGETCIEVVE
- the cmk gene encoding (d)CMP kinase, giving the protein MTRHPVVTIDGPAGAGKSTVARGLAERLGYRYLNSGAIYRAVAWRVAAGAPLEEVLTQTRIEFRGTPTTQRILVNGQDVTEALGAAAISVLASTLSQRGEVRAFADALQRRIAEAGPLVVEGRDAGTVVFPQADCKFYLDASLEARARRRLAEAQSGGEPGNLGAVRDALAVRDRADRTRALAPLSRMPDATYIESSDLTVDEVIELMAKEVERVCSTMS
- a CDS encoding lysophospholipid acyltransferase family protein; its protein translation is MLYDVLKPVAFGVLRLLFRFRTLGSDNVPREGSVLLAANHVSLLDPPAVGAGAPRQLHFLAKAELFRIPLLGALIRRLNAHPVEREGADAGALRRALFLLREGKALLVFPEGTRGIEGTLGPGRAGAGMLAALSEAPVVPVYIRGTGHVLPRGGTRPRRVPITVAYGPPLRFARGRGKDRYQDISNEIMAAIGRLKAEVDGRATPLPVHSATTNHADRTARGPRPAGQLH